In a genomic window of Deferrivibrio essentukiensis:
- a CDS encoding site-specific integrase, which yields MRKTVKVRTDKGKLLLDFYYKNVRCREYLGIDNTKQNWRFAERLASEIEQKILLDTLDYVEYFPESKKLELFGISRKKEYLFSEYANKWYNTQLKKYEASLISKSTLKQYEYGINKIKLTGFYFKKVDDIKKKEIEEFIIDLKAKGLKSKSINNILTPIRLIFNSMYEEELVNDNIMLKIKNIRQEKVDIDPFNREEVLRFLEYSKNKYPETYPLIATMVFTGMRVSEVLGMKWENIDFNDNTYTVKSVIVKGEIKETTKTVESKRVINLPDILVEILKKHKTNTFLKSEFVFLNRYNKPFTKTANINKVYWKPMLNKLGIRYREIRQLRHTHAILSILAGDNPHDIAKRLGHSNLLTFFNRYAKYLKDYQNESKLQNYIFAEYCQNLNIKNSK from the coding sequence TTGAGAAAAACTGTAAAAGTTAGAACAGATAAAGGAAAGCTTTTATTAGATTTTTATTACAAAAATGTTCGATGCAGGGAATATCTCGGAATTGACAATACGAAACAAAATTGGCGATTTGCTGAACGTTTAGCAAGTGAAATAGAGCAAAAGATTTTGTTAGATACTTTAGATTATGTGGAGTATTTTCCTGAAAGTAAAAAGTTGGAATTATTTGGTATAAGTAGAAAAAAAGAATATTTATTTAGTGAGTACGCCAATAAATGGTACAACACACAATTAAAAAAATATGAAGCTAGCTTAATATCGAAAAGTACATTAAAGCAATATGAATACGGAATTAATAAAATTAAACTTACAGGTTTTTATTTTAAAAAAGTTGATGATATTAAAAAAAAGGAAATTGAAGAATTTATAATTGATTTGAAAGCTAAAGGGCTAAAATCAAAATCAATTAATAATATTTTAACACCTATCCGTTTAATTTTTAACAGTATGTACGAAGAAGAATTGGTTAATGATAATATTATGTTAAAAATAAAAAACATTAGACAGGAAAAAGTCGATATAGACCCATTTAATAGGGAAGAAGTTTTAAGGTTTTTAGAATACTCAAAAAATAAATATCCTGAAACATATCCTTTAATTGCAACAATGGTATTTACTGGTATGCGTGTTAGCGAAGTATTAGGGATGAAATGGGAAAATATAGATTTTAACGATAATACTTATACAGTTAAAAGTGTCATTGTAAAAGGCGAAATAAAGGAGACAACAAAAACAGTTGAAAGTAAAAGAGTAATTAACTTACCTGATATTTTGGTAGAAATTTTAAAAAAACATAAAACTAATACTTTTTTAAAAAGTGAATTTGTATTTTTAAATCGTTACAACAAGCCTTTTACAAAAACTGCTAATATAAATAAAGTTTACTGGAAACCTATGTTAAATAAATTAGGGATTAGGTATAGAGAAATCAGACAATTAAGACACACACATGCAATTTTAAGTATTCTTGCAGGTGATAACCCGCATGATATAGCTAAAAGATTAGGGCATTCTAATTTATTAACCTTTTTTAATAGATATGCAAAATATTTGAAAGATTATCAAAATGAATCCAAATTAC
- a CDS encoding HD domain-containing protein, which translates to MVDCIFKVKLIEFNDRNCHLFLNNKEGAINGLADLTIASNIRKNDIVKVTAEVIDERSLKIIELQKLSNINYETAINVYSAVWPYQEKYDEFINILLSINDLYCRYIIRNLFLSHSIINKFFYIGASINPNNHHFRKFGLFLHSYEVMKYGLFDIEMLNLTAEDRDIFITASLFHDIGKCLDDVMLINGHKQASVNILNYCASRINDRLKVMRIINAILHTHSYDYDFKKSHIGIILKNADIRSAQYNKTMVKASNY; encoded by the coding sequence ATGGTTGATTGTATTTTCAAAGTAAAATTAATTGAATTTAACGATAGGAATTGTCACCTTTTTTTGAATAATAAAGAAGGTGCCATAAATGGATTGGCTGATTTAACTATTGCTAGTAATATTAGAAAAAATGATATAGTAAAAGTTACGGCTGAAGTAATTGATGAAAGAAGTTTAAAAATTATTGAACTGCAAAAATTATCAAATATAAATTATGAAACTGCTATAAATGTTTACTCTGCAGTATGGCCATACCAAGAAAAATATGATGAATTTATAAATATATTGCTAAGTATAAACGACTTATATTGTAGATATATTATAAGAAACCTTTTTTTGTCTCATAGTATTATAAATAAGTTTTTTTATATTGGCGCGTCTATTAATCCAAATAATCATCATTTTAGAAAATTTGGCTTATTCTTACATAGTTATGAGGTTATGAAATATGGCCTTTTTGATATAGAAATGTTAAATTTAACTGCCGAAGATAGGGATATTTTTATTACTGCTTCATTATTTCATGATATTGGAAAATGCTTGGATGACGTAATGCTTATTAATGGACATAAGCAAGCATCTGTAAATATCCTTAATTATTGTGCATCAAGGATTAATGATAGACTAAAGGTTATGAGAATTATCAATGCAATACTTCATACTCATAGCTATGATTATGATTTTAAAAAATCACATATTGGAATAATATTAAAAAATGCTGATATAAGAAGTGCTCAATATAATAAGACAATGGTTAAAGCTAGTAATTATTAG